From the Bdellovibrio reynosensis genome, one window contains:
- the folE2 gene encoding GTP cyclohydrolase FolE2: protein MTKKTLPDVAKETHSERYAPIDWVGMGSIELPLLLKQSDGVYRIPARVDAKVSLDKKPSRGIHMSRLYLITQELLSKNELSFDLLGKTTDEFLKTHEDLSSEASVQVQFEAPLIRKALKSTNQAWRSYPVILSSFNHEGKKSYFVEVVVTYSSTCPASAALSRQLIQDGFKQQFQDQSVDFDVIHSWLGTTQGIVATPHAQRSFARVKAEVGIDFQYGDLIDVVEEALQTAVQGAVKREDEQEFALRNGQNLMFCEDAARRVKEALDTKAGVLDYVAEFSHVESLHPHNAVSHISAGKKLRTFQI, encoded by the coding sequence ATGACAAAAAAGACTCTTCCTGATGTTGCTAAAGAAACCCATTCTGAAAGATACGCCCCGATTGATTGGGTGGGCATGGGCTCTATCGAGTTGCCGTTGTTATTAAAACAAAGTGACGGTGTATATCGCATTCCTGCACGCGTGGATGCCAAAGTCAGTTTAGATAAAAAACCTTCTCGCGGCATTCACATGTCGCGTTTGTATCTCATCACTCAAGAACTACTATCTAAAAACGAATTGTCCTTCGACCTGTTGGGTAAAACTACGGATGAGTTTTTAAAAACCCACGAAGATCTTTCCAGTGAAGCATCAGTGCAAGTTCAGTTTGAAGCACCACTTATCCGCAAAGCTTTAAAAAGCACAAATCAAGCTTGGCGTTCATATCCAGTGATCTTGTCTTCATTTAATCATGAAGGTAAGAAAAGCTATTTCGTTGAAGTGGTTGTGACTTATTCAAGCACGTGTCCCGCTTCTGCGGCTTTATCTCGCCAATTGATTCAAGATGGATTCAAACAACAATTCCAAGATCAGTCGGTTGATTTTGATGTGATTCATTCTTGGTTGGGAACAACTCAAGGGATCGTGGCAACTCCGCACGCGCAACGCAGTTTTGCCCGCGTGAAAGCGGAAGTTGGCATTGATTTCCAATACGGCGATCTTATCGATGTCGTTGAAGAAGCATTGCAGACAGCGGTTCAAGGGGCCGTGAAACGTGAAGACGAACAAGAATTCGCCCTTCGCAATGGCCAGAACCTTATGTTCTGCGAAGACGCTGCCCGAAGAGTGAAAGAAGCTCTTGATACTAAAGCAGGCGTTCTAGACTATGTTGCTGAATTCAGTCACGTAGAGAGTCTTCATCCCCACAACGCGGTTTCGCATATTTCAGCAGGAAAAAAACTGCGCACTTTCCAAATCTAA
- a CDS encoding HD-GYP domain-containing protein, with protein sequence MSSSFGDVPAWAYEAAQALMQSLKIVDPATFAHCCRVGEMSRKLARDAGLNEYQQKLAEFAGLFHDIGKMGIPQSIISKPGKLDDNEYRIMNSHPVLSEEIVKPLAKHDFFAQILPGIRGHHERVDGTGYPDKKLGDEVPLIARIILVVDTCDAMSQTRAYRKGLPMDVVYAELKRCSGTQFDSQLVNIFLQAHPSWKNQEADQETENKLIKKIA encoded by the coding sequence ATGTCATCATCCTTTGGGGATGTTCCTGCATGGGCCTATGAGGCTGCGCAGGCGCTGATGCAATCTCTGAAAATCGTTGATCCAGCGACCTTCGCGCACTGCTGTCGCGTGGGCGAGATGTCGCGTAAGCTTGCCCGTGATGCTGGCTTAAATGAATACCAGCAAAAGCTTGCAGAATTTGCAGGCCTTTTTCACGACATTGGTAAAATGGGAATTCCCCAATCTATCATTTCTAAGCCGGGAAAATTAGACGACAATGAATACCGCATCATGAACAGTCATCCTGTTTTAAGCGAAGAAATCGTAAAGCCCTTGGCGAAACATGATTTCTTTGCGCAAATTCTGCCAGGTATTCGCGGTCACCATGAGCGTGTGGATGGCACTGGTTATCCTGATAAAAAATTAGGTGATGAAGTTCCGTTGATTGCGCGAATCATTCTAGTGGTTGATACCTGCGATGCGATGTCACAGACGCGGGCTTATCGTAAAGGTTTACCCATGGATGTTGTCTATGCAGAATTAAAACGCTGTTCGGGCACTCAGTTTGATTCACAGCTTGTGAATATTTTCTTACAAGCTCATCCGTCCTGGAAAAACCAAGAAGCGGATCAAGAAACTGAAAATAAACTTATAAAAAAGATCGCTTAA
- a CDS encoding Fur family transcriptional regulator — protein MGKDAVPFLPRQHDEDIIVHEDEFDESELKRIIRALNLKVTTQRMAILKALHDGRRHVTAQELYEKLNKNHPEIGFATVYRFLRTLTEGSFVTEVRMGGLPARYELTPKGHHDHLTCVKCGKICEFENKAIESLQEKVANQFGFTLTHHILELYGVCPSCQAKGT, from the coding sequence ATGGGTAAAGACGCAGTTCCATTTCTGCCAAGACAACACGACGAAGACATCATCGTTCACGAAGATGAATTCGACGAATCAGAACTTAAGCGCATCATTCGCGCATTAAATCTTAAAGTAACCACTCAACGTATGGCGATTCTTAAAGCTCTTCACGATGGTCGTCGCCATGTGACAGCTCAAGAACTTTATGAAAAGTTAAATAAAAACCATCCTGAAATTGGTTTTGCGACGGTGTACCGCTTTCTTCGCACTTTGACTGAAGGAAGTTTTGTTACTGAAGTTCGCATGGGCGGATTGCCAGCTCGTTATGAACTGACTCCCAAAGGTCACCATGACCATTTAACTTGTGTAAAATGCGGCAAGATCTGTGAGTTCGAAAACAAAGCAATCGAAAGTCTGCAAGAAAAAGTAGCCAACCAATTTGGCTTCACTCTGACTCACCATATTCTTGAACTCTATGGAGTTTGTCCAAGTTGCCAGGCAAAAGGCACTTAA
- a CDS encoding type 2 periplasmic-binding domain-containing protein, translated as MRLLFLCFLFFPVLTFAQGKILRLAVPEGSRALVSFQQLERLYRIAGKVNGVQFEFVQTPMKRAKMLIQSGDLDGELLRKRSDDHNQLIYSHKPIGHSIFRVVYLRTNKVFDEANLTKFRGLKILNNDSTADEEKKRGLSLIEVPTIQAALKMLDAKRVDFVIISESAIDALNLDESYSTSRSFYDRVPLHLVLNKKHKDLMAGLEGAIQQEYNLNRQEYGHLHKFID; from the coding sequence ATGCGTTTATTGTTTCTTTGTTTTTTATTCTTTCCAGTTCTGACGTTTGCTCAGGGCAAAATTCTTAGGCTTGCAGTGCCTGAAGGATCGCGTGCGCTGGTGTCTTTTCAACAGTTAGAACGTCTGTATCGCATCGCCGGGAAAGTGAATGGCGTCCAATTTGAATTTGTTCAAACACCGATGAAACGCGCAAAAATGCTTATTCAATCAGGCGATCTTGACGGGGAGCTTTTACGCAAAAGAAGCGATGATCACAATCAATTGATCTATTCGCACAAGCCCATCGGTCATTCCATTTTTCGAGTGGTGTATTTAAGAACAAATAAAGTTTTCGACGAAGCGAACTTGACTAAGTTTCGAGGACTTAAAATTCTAAATAATGATTCTACCGCCGATGAAGAAAAAAAGCGGGGCTTGAGTCTTATTGAAGTTCCGACAATTCAAGCGGCATTAAAGATGTTGGACGCAAAACGGGTTGATTTCGTTATCATTTCTGAAAGCGCCATTGATGCATTAAACCTGGATGAAAGCTATTCAACGTCACGCAGTTTTTATGATCGCGTGCCTTTGCACTTGGTTTTAAATAAAAAGCACAAAGATTTAATGGCGGGACTTGAAGGGGCGATTCAGCAAGAATATAACTTGAATCGCCAAGAATACGGTCACTTACATAAGTTCATCGATTAG
- a CDS encoding DUF475 domain-containing protein — MKYFTTSFIFTILGLIASFFVGQYYGGTVGAGLQALFIATVLAVLEVSLSFDNAIVNAVVLKQMTPVWRKRFLTWGMLIAVFGMRLVFPLAIVTFIAHVNPWEALVMAATRPDEYANLMLSAHLEVSAFGGAFLLMVALKYFYDESKELHWIPFLEKPTAYLGSKVEAIEVALCLVIFAIITQFMPSESALPFLKAGMAGLITYVIVDGIGSWLEASDETMKDVHRASAGMFLYLEVLDASFSFDGVVGAFAITHNLFIIMIGLSIGAFFVRSLTIMFVEKETLTKFAFLEHGAFYAIGLLAMIMLSSPFVHIPEWFTGLSGAVLIAASFVWSLKKAPKESAE; from the coding sequence ATGAAATATTTTACGACCTCATTTATTTTTACAATTCTAGGTTTGATCGCGTCTTTCTTTGTGGGCCAGTACTATGGCGGCACAGTGGGCGCAGGTCTGCAGGCTCTTTTCATTGCCACTGTTCTGGCGGTGCTTGAAGTGTCCCTTTCATTTGATAATGCCATTGTGAATGCGGTGGTTTTAAAACAAATGACCCCGGTGTGGCGTAAGCGCTTTCTAACTTGGGGTATGTTGATCGCGGTTTTCGGAATGCGTTTGGTGTTTCCTCTCGCGATCGTGACTTTCATCGCCCACGTCAATCCTTGGGAAGCGTTGGTGATGGCAGCGACTCGCCCCGACGAATACGCAAACCTAATGCTATCAGCTCACTTGGAAGTTTCAGCCTTCGGTGGAGCTTTCTTACTGATGGTGGCACTAAAATACTTCTATGATGAAAGCAAAGAACTTCACTGGATTCCATTTCTTGAAAAGCCAACAGCCTATCTAGGCAGTAAGGTGGAAGCGATCGAAGTGGCTCTGTGCTTGGTGATTTTTGCAATCATCACTCAGTTCATGCCTTCTGAAAGTGCATTGCCATTCTTAAAAGCCGGTATGGCGGGTTTGATCACTTATGTGATCGTGGATGGTATCGGTTCATGGCTTGAAGCTTCTGATGAAACAATGAAAGACGTTCACCGCGCCAGTGCCGGTATGTTCTTATACCTTGAAGTTCTTGACGCCTCATTCAGCTTTGACGGTGTGGTGGGTGCGTTTGCGATCACTCACAATCTTTTTATCATCATGATCGGTCTAAGCATCGGTGCGTTCTTCGTACGTAGCTTGACGATTATGTTCGTAGAAAAAGAGACTTTAACGAAATTCGCTTTCCTAGAACATGGCGCTTTCTATGCCATCGGTCTTTTAGCGATGATCATGCTATCTAGTCCGTTTGTGCATATTCCAGAATGGTTTACGGGTCTAAGCGGCGCAGTTTTGATTGCGGCGTCGTTTGTGTGGTCTCTGAAGAAGGCTCCCAAAGAATCTGCAGAATAG
- a CDS encoding M14 family zinc carboxypeptidase, producing MKTLLEFQQIEERMQSLGDQARVEVLARSQSGNLSLPICKITFGSEYPSAPVIGFVGGVHGLERIGAQVCIALMNSVAELSLWDENLQKTLQKIRIFFIPTVNPIGIYQRTRCNPRGVDLMRNSPVEAENPARWVGGQRVSPRLPWYRGKLGAPMEVEAQALVDAVTKEIKDSSLAITLDIHSGFGMQDRLWFPYAKTVKPFPDLAMAFEFKKLMDRTYPHHFYKIEPQSQSYTTHGDLWDYIYDQHTTQNSSQKYLPLCLEMGSWLWVKKNPMQILTADGPFNPVKAHREQRILRRHNTLLEFLIRAISSPHAWVHGEGEKQQQSLQRAKELWYATTPS from the coding sequence ATGAAGACCTTGCTTGAGTTCCAACAAATTGAAGAACGAATGCAAAGCTTGGGCGATCAAGCCCGGGTGGAGGTTTTGGCGCGCAGCCAAAGCGGGAACCTAAGTTTGCCCATATGTAAAATTACGTTCGGCAGTGAGTATCCTTCGGCCCCGGTAATAGGTTTTGTGGGTGGTGTTCACGGTCTTGAAAGAATCGGCGCCCAAGTCTGCATCGCACTTATGAATTCTGTGGCAGAACTTTCTTTGTGGGATGAAAACCTGCAAAAAACTTTACAGAAAATTCGCATTTTTTTTATACCGACCGTAAATCCGATCGGTATTTATCAACGCACTCGATGCAATCCACGCGGTGTGGATTTGATGAGGAATTCCCCTGTTGAAGCAGAAAATCCAGCGCGGTGGGTAGGGGGTCAGCGTGTGTCGCCGCGACTGCCTTGGTACAGAGGCAAGCTTGGCGCTCCCATGGAAGTGGAAGCGCAAGCGCTGGTGGATGCGGTCACAAAAGAAATCAAAGACAGTTCGCTAGCAATCACCTTAGACATTCATTCAGGTTTTGGCATGCAGGATCGCTTGTGGTTTCCCTACGCAAAAACGGTGAAACCGTTTCCGGATTTAGCCATGGCCTTTGAGTTTAAAAAGCTAATGGACCGCACTTACCCCCATCACTTTTATAAGATTGAACCTCAGTCGCAAAGTTATACAACCCATGGTGATTTGTGGGATTATATTTACGATCAGCACACGACACAAAATAGCAGCCAAAAATATTTACCGCTGTGCTTAGAAATGGGTTCTTGGTTGTGGGTCAAAAAAAACCCAATGCAGATTTTAACGGCGGATGGGCCTTTCAATCCTGTGAAAGCCCATCGTGAACAGCGTATTTTACGCCGGCACAATACTCTTTTAGAATTTTTAATTCGCGCTATTTCGTCACCTCACGCTTGGGTTCATGGGGAAGGTGAAAAGCAACAGCAATCTTTGCAACGTGCTAAGGAGCTTTGGTATGCAACAACACCATCCTAA
- a CDS encoding FAD-binding oxidoreductase, with protein sequence MSAARTVYHMRVTEIIDHTPGVRELVLQAETPQEFKFRAGQFVMLNVPQGEAKPVLRAYSIASDDRITNGFRLLFKYVENGIASTFVWSLKGGELINFTGPFGKVFFQEPPTEQIVFLNTGTGLSQHICYLLSKKEQYPNLRYRMLFGVRTEKDMYYEKEMAALEQELKDFKFEFVLSRPQDDWKGKKGYVQNFLSEFDYKNIPTTFYLCGNGGMIKEVKHQLIEVDGIDKTRIWSEAFD encoded by the coding sequence ATGTCTGCCGCCCGTACCGTTTACCACATGAGAGTCACCGAAATTATCGATCACACCCCTGGAGTGCGTGAGTTGGTTCTGCAAGCAGAAACTCCCCAAGAATTTAAATTTAGAGCTGGTCAGTTCGTGATGTTGAACGTTCCTCAAGGCGAAGCAAAACCTGTCTTGCGTGCTTATTCAATTGCATCTGACGACCGCATCACTAATGGCTTTAGATTGTTGTTTAAATACGTTGAAAACGGCATCGCCTCGACTTTCGTTTGGAGCTTGAAGGGTGGTGAGCTGATCAACTTCACAGGTCCTTTCGGAAAAGTATTCTTCCAAGAACCACCAACAGAACAAATCGTATTCCTAAATACTGGCACTGGTCTTTCTCAACATATCTGCTATCTGCTTTCTAAAAAAGAACAGTACCCGAATCTGCGTTATCGCATGTTGTTCGGCGTGCGAACTGAAAAAGATATGTACTATGAAAAAGAAATGGCAGCATTAGAACAAGAACTTAAAGATTTCAAATTTGAGTTCGTCCTAAGTCGCCCGCAGGATGACTGGAAAGGTAAAAAAGGTTACGTGCAAAACTTCCTTTCTGAATTTGACTACAAAAATATCCCGACGACGTTCTACCTTTGCGGTAACGGTGGAATGATCAAAGAAGTAAAACATCAACTTATCGAGGTTGACGGCATCGATAAGACCCGCATTTGGTCAGAAGCGTTTGACTAA
- the uvrA gene encoding excinuclease ABC subunit UvrA, translating to MAQAEDGIIVKGAKEHNLKNVSVTIPRNKITVFTGLSGSGKSSLAFDTVYAEGQRRYVESLSAYARNFLEQLKKPEVDSITGLSPAIAIDQKSVSLNPRSTVGTVTEIYDYLRLLYAKVGVSECPTHHIPVTSQTPQQIIDDVFKKSMGTKFYVLAPMASGKKGEFLAEFQRWAKKGFVKAKVDGKMIELDKASKLAKTKTHDIDLVIDQLILKDSLKLRLSESINTSLSMANGRVIIETLNGERTAYSLHSACPICGFSFPEVEPRLFSFNNPRGACETCHGLGTIDLEEEEQFSEGEVGGKKLEKVVYKYKGKKTSEEDDEDGEEMDLSACPDCHGSRLKPEALNIKVGEKTISELSDMGTVELREWLSKLSWKSKDQLVAEKIVKQIMARLDYLVRVGTGYLSLSRPSRTLSGGEAQRIRLATQVGSSLIGVLYVMDEPSIGLHPRDHHRLLGIIGELKDRGNTILLVEHDEDTIRFADFVVDLGPRAGVLGGEKMAQGTPDELAANPNSLTGKYLSGEVRIPVPKERRKGTGEFVKLIGATGNNLQNVNLEIPLGTFTAVTGVSGSGKSTLIIDTLYKILAQHFYKASAQPSPYKKIEGLDKIDKVIDINQRPIGRTPRSTPATYVGLFPMIRDLFANLPDSKLRGYEPGRFSFNVKGGRCETCLGHGQIRVEMHFLSDVFVTCDTCLGRRYNRETLNIKYKNKSIADVLEMSVEEALEFFRNHQQIYRKLDTLHRVGLDYMTLGQSSTTLSGGEAQRVKLSKELSRRGTGKTLYILDEPTTGLHFDDVRKLVELIQELTDQGNTLLVIEHSMEVVKAADHVIDLGPDGGKHGGQIVATGTPEQVAKVARSETGKFLKPVLK from the coding sequence ATGGCACAAGCTGAAGATGGAATCATAGTAAAGGGTGCAAAAGAGCACAATCTTAAGAACGTCAGCGTTACTATTCCGCGCAATAAGATCACGGTTTTTACCGGCTTAAGCGGCAGTGGAAAATCGTCTTTGGCATTTGATACAGTGTACGCTGAAGGCCAACGTCGTTACGTCGAAAGCTTGTCAGCCTATGCTCGTAACTTTCTAGAGCAGCTTAAGAAACCAGAAGTCGATTCCATCACAGGTTTGTCGCCAGCCATCGCCATCGATCAAAAGTCAGTCAGTTTAAATCCTCGTTCAACCGTAGGAACGGTGACTGAAATTTACGATTACTTGCGTTTATTATACGCCAAAGTGGGCGTGTCTGAATGTCCTACGCATCATATTCCGGTGACCAGCCAGACGCCTCAGCAAATTATCGACGATGTGTTTAAGAAAAGCATGGGCACAAAGTTTTACGTGCTTGCGCCCATGGCTTCTGGAAAAAAAGGGGAGTTCTTAGCAGAGTTCCAACGCTGGGCTAAAAAAGGATTCGTTAAAGCCAAAGTCGACGGCAAGATGATTGAGCTAGATAAAGCTAGCAAACTTGCAAAAACGAAAACCCACGATATAGACTTGGTCATCGATCAGTTAATTTTAAAAGACAGCTTAAAACTGCGCTTGTCAGAATCGATCAACACCTCTTTATCCATGGCCAACGGACGAGTGATCATCGAAACTTTGAATGGTGAACGCACAGCTTACTCTTTGCATTCAGCTTGTCCCATTTGCGGTTTCAGTTTCCCAGAAGTGGAACCACGCTTATTCAGTTTTAATAATCCCCGTGGCGCCTGTGAAACTTGCCACGGTCTTGGTACCATTGACCTTGAAGAAGAAGAACAATTTTCTGAAGGTGAAGTGGGCGGTAAGAAATTAGAAAAAGTCGTCTACAAATATAAAGGCAAAAAAACTTCGGAAGAAGATGACGAAGACGGCGAAGAAATGGATTTATCAGCCTGTCCTGATTGCCATGGTTCACGTCTTAAACCTGAAGCTTTAAATATTAAAGTCGGTGAAAAAACCATTTCAGAACTTTCTGATATGGGCACGGTTGAATTGCGCGAATGGCTTTCTAAGCTTTCTTGGAAATCCAAAGACCAACTGGTCGCAGAAAAAATCGTAAAACAAATCATGGCGCGCTTAGATTATTTGGTGCGCGTTGGGACGGGCTATCTTTCCTTAAGTCGTCCATCACGAACCTTATCGGGTGGAGAAGCTCAGCGTATTCGTCTGGCGACCCAAGTGGGTTCATCATTGATTGGCGTTCTTTATGTTATGGATGAACCAAGTATCGGTCTTCATCCTAGGGATCATCATCGTCTTCTAGGAATTATCGGTGAATTGAAAGATCGTGGAAACACCATCTTGTTGGTTGAACATGATGAAGACACCATCCGTTTTGCTGACTTTGTCGTGGATCTAGGTCCGCGTGCTGGTGTTCTTGGTGGCGAAAAAATGGCCCAGGGAACTCCCGATGAACTTGCTGCGAATCCAAACTCGTTAACAGGCAAATACCTCAGCGGTGAAGTGCGCATCCCAGTTCCCAAAGAGCGTCGCAAAGGAACCGGTGAATTCGTAAAATTAATTGGTGCCACTGGCAACAATCTGCAAAACGTAAACTTAGAAATTCCACTGGGAACTTTCACTGCTGTCACTGGGGTTTCCGGATCTGGCAAAAGTACGCTTATCATTGATACTCTTTATAAAATTCTTGCCCAACATTTTTATAAAGCGTCAGCCCAACCTTCACCTTATAAAAAAATTGAGGGCCTTGATAAGATTGATAAAGTCATTGATATCAATCAGCGTCCCATTGGGCGAACACCTCGTTCAACGCCGGCAACCTATGTAGGTCTTTTTCCGATGATCAGGGATTTGTTTGCAAATTTACCTGATTCAAAACTTCGTGGTTACGAGCCAGGCCGCTTTAGTTTTAACGTCAAGGGCGGACGCTGTGAAACCTGCCTAGGGCATGGTCAAATCAGGGTCGAGATGCATTTCCTAAGTGACGTTTTCGTGACTTGCGATACGTGCCTGGGACGCAGATACAACCGTGAAACTTTAAACATCAAATATAAAAACAAATCCATCGCTGATGTTTTAGAAATGAGCGTGGAAGAGGCCTTAGAATTCTTCCGCAATCATCAACAAATTTATCGCAAACTTGATACTCTTCACCGCGTGGGCCTTGATTATATGACCTTGGGGCAAAGTTCGACCACCCTTTCAGGCGGTGAAGCGCAACGGGTGAAGCTTTCTAAAGAACTTTCCCGCAGGGGCACTGGCAAGACGTTATACATCTTAGATGAACCCACAACAGGTTTGCATTTTGATGACGTCAGAAAACTAGTAGAACTGATCCAAGAGCTGACGGATCAAGGCAACACCTTGCTGGTGATTGAACACAGCATGGAGGTTGTGAAGGCTGCGGATCACGTGATTGATCTAGGTCCTGATGGCGGTAAGCACGGTGGTCAGATCGTGGCGACGGGAACTCCGGAACAAGTTGCTAAAGTCGCGCGCAGTGAAACCGGCAAGTTTTTAAAGCCCGTTTTAAAATAA
- a CDS encoding DMT family transporter — MTKPRAALELIFAGLLWGFGFVATAWALKAFTPAEILVYRFIVAVFVGEIMYFAAKGANFTTIREELFRAFPAGFLLATMLLLQTIGLKYTTATKSGFLTSLYVIIVPILNAWFFKSPSNWKNYVLVFVALAGTFVLMDANLAGINVGDLWTIGCSLIAAFHIIYIGRTSPHVGNAFRFNNFQSMWCLVVLTPLLFFQEKVTYQSSDNLAWIGIAVLGIASSVIAFYLQVRTQKILSDSTASMLFLLESPFAALFGYLLLSERLSPFQMTGAALIMVAAILQILWEPSSETTQTTPQSKLRRLDP, encoded by the coding sequence TTGACTAAACCCAGAGCCGCCCTAGAGTTGATCTTTGCTGGGCTTCTCTGGGGCTTCGGCTTTGTCGCCACGGCCTGGGCGCTGAAGGCATTTACTCCCGCTGAAATTTTAGTTTATCGATTTATTGTGGCGGTCTTTGTAGGCGAGATCATGTATTTCGCCGCCAAAGGAGCCAACTTCACTACGATCCGTGAAGAACTCTTTCGCGCCTTCCCTGCCGGATTCTTATTAGCAACGATGTTGCTGTTACAAACCATCGGATTAAAATATACGACCGCGACTAAGAGCGGATTCTTAACAAGTCTTTACGTTATAATTGTTCCCATACTAAACGCCTGGTTCTTTAAATCCCCCAGCAACTGGAAAAATTATGTTCTGGTGTTTGTCGCTTTAGCAGGAACGTTTGTTCTGATGGATGCGAATCTTGCCGGCATCAATGTCGGAGATCTTTGGACCATTGGTTGTTCGCTGATTGCCGCTTTTCATATTATTTATATCGGCAGAACTTCCCCGCATGTGGGTAATGCTTTTCGTTTTAACAACTTCCAATCCATGTGGTGCTTGGTTGTTTTAACTCCGCTTCTATTTTTTCAGGAAAAAGTGACTTATCAAAGTTCTGATAACTTAGCGTGGATCGGCATTGCTGTTTTGGGAATTGCTTCAAGCGTGATTGCTTTTTATCTGCAGGTCAGAACGCAGAAGATTTTGTCGGATTCAACGGCAAGCATGTTATTCCTGTTGGAATCCCCGTTTGCCGCGCTGTTTGGATATTTGCTATTAAGCGAGCGCCTAAGTCCGTTTCAAATGACCGGCGCCGCTTTAATTATGGTAGCCGCTATTCTGCAGATTCTTTGGGAGCCTTCTTCAGAGACCACACAAACGACGCCGCAATCAAAACTGCGCCGCTTAGACCCGTAA
- a CDS encoding DUF1338 domain-containing protein has protein sequence MMSLESLLEKMWVDYCQLNPAAKRIYDLFVAKGETVLNDHIALRTFNHPRLGIESLAKHFKKLGYVEKNDYVFVEKKLYAKHYEHPNTDMPKIFISELELEKVSPFVRDTVNKLVDQIPQSVIDSETFAMSGRPWPMTYSLYSELAKESEYASWVAAYGFRPNHFTVNINKLKNFDDITELNDFIKANGYVLNKSGGEVKGTKADYLEQSSTMASEIPVQFDDGTHNIPGCYYEFAKRYPLENGKLYQGFVAKSADKIFESTNKMQ, from the coding sequence ATGATGAGTCTTGAAAGTCTTCTTGAAAAAATGTGGGTTGATTACTGCCAACTGAATCCTGCTGCAAAAAGAATCTATGATCTTTTCGTCGCCAAGGGCGAAACAGTTTTAAATGATCACATCGCCCTAAGAACTTTTAATCATCCGCGCCTTGGTATTGAATCCCTTGCTAAGCACTTTAAAAAATTAGGCTATGTAGAAAAAAACGATTACGTTTTCGTAGAGAAAAAACTTTACGCAAAACACTATGAGCATCCAAACACAGACATGCCGAAGATTTTCATCAGCGAACTTGAACTTGAAAAAGTGTCTCCGTTTGTACGTGATACTGTGAACAAACTTGTAGACCAAATTCCTCAGTCGGTGATCGATAGCGAAACTTTTGCGATGAGCGGTCGTCCATGGCCAATGACATATTCACTATATTCTGAGCTTGCAAAAGAAAGCGAATACGCTTCTTGGGTTGCGGCCTACGGTTTTAGACCCAACCACTTCACAGTGAATATCAACAAACTTAAGAATTTTGACGACATCACTGAGCTAAATGATTTCATTAAAGCCAACGGATATGTATTAAATAAATCCGGCGGAGAGGTAAAAGGCACCAAAGCCGATTACTTAGAGCAAAGTTCGACCATGGCTTCTGAAATCCCTGTCCAATTCGACGATGGAACCCACAATATCCCGGGTTGCTACTATGAATTTGCGAAACGCTATCCACTTGAAAACGGCAAACTGTACCAAGGGTTTGTGGCTAAATCTGCTGATAAGATCTTTGAATCTACGAATAAGATGCAGTAG
- a CDS encoding Maf family protein, whose product MAEKQLILGSTSKYRKELLSRLAYSFTATAPLIDEDKEKDPKLSPKALAEKLAFMKAESLKSSDRVVIGGDQLVSFEGQILGKAHTKENAVKQLMAMQGKTHELITAICVFDGDKAIPYTNITRMTMRTLSQSQLERYVELDEPTDCAGSYKIEKHGIMLFDKIETDDFTAIQGLPLIALNKILEDIGL is encoded by the coding sequence ATGGCAGAAAAACAACTGATACTTGGTAGCACCTCAAAATACCGTAAAGAGCTTCTTTCTCGATTGGCTTACAGCTTCACCGCGACGGCCCCGCTTATTGATGAGGATAAAGAAAAGGACCCGAAACTTTCTCCGAAAGCGTTGGCTGAAAAGCTCGCTTTTATGAAAGCAGAAAGCCTTAAAAGCTCTGACCGTGTCGTTATTGGTGGTGATCAACTGGTGTCTTTTGAAGGGCAAATTTTAGGCAAAGCCCACACTAAAGAAAATGCAGTAAAACAGCTTATGGCGATGCAGGGTAAAACCCATGAATTGATCACCGCTATTTGCGTATTTGATGGCGATAAAGCCATTCCTTATACCAACATCACCCGCATGACGATGCGCACACTTTCACAAAGCCAGCTGGAACGGTATGTCGAACTGGATGAACCCACCGATTGCGCTGGCAGTTATAAGATCGAAAAACATGGCATCATGCTTTTTGATAAAATCGAAACAGACGATTTTACTGCGATCCAGGGTTTACCCTTGATTGCTTTAAACAAAATATTGGAAGATATCGGCCTATGA